From the Sphingobacteruim zhuxiongii genome, the window TGGCCTTTAGATGATCACTTACCGGCAGGTATGGATGATACTTCATTAAGTCCCTTCCGCTCGATTGGCTTAAAAGGGCCGTACTCAATTCCATTGCGTAGTTTATACAGCAAGACATTTGACAACTTAACTATGGCTGGACGTAATGTTTCGGTATCGCACGTAGCACTTTCAACTACTCGTGTAATGGCTACCTGTGCAACCATGGGACAAGCGATTGGAACAGCGGTTGCTTTCTGTGTGAAGGAGAACTTAACGCCGAGACAGCTTTACCAAAACAAAGCTAAACTAAAAGAGTATCAGCAGATTTTACTACGTCAAGATCAAGCGATACTAAAGGTGAAAAACGAAGATAAATTAGATTTGGCTTTACAAGCGAAAGTGACGGCTTCATCGGAACTTCCAGGCTTCGAAGCGAAGAAAGTAATCGATGGTTTTAACCGCGATGTGCAAGATGGCGATAGCCACCAATGGCGCGCTAGCTTAGCTTCTGGTGAGCAGTTTATCGAATTAAGCTGGAATAAAGCTCAAACCTTGAAACAGGTCGAATTTACTTTCGACTCCGGATTGAACAGACACCTTCGTCTATCAGGTGAGGCCAGTGTAATGAAGAATCAAAAAAGAGGACGCCAACCAGAAATGTTGATGGATTATACCGTTGAGCTTTACAAAGGTAGTACCTTAGTGAAGAAAGAGGAGGTTAGCGAAAACATCCAGCGTAAGGTGGTACATAGCTTTGACAATGTGTCCGCCGATCGCGTTCGACTGGTTGCTAAAAAAGCTCAGGAAGATCAAAATGCGCGCGTATTTGAAATTAGATGCTATGCATAACGGATAATTCTGCTTAATTTAGCCCTAAATGGAGAGCAATTCCTAAACCGTTTGCTCTCCATTATTGTAATAGACCACCAAAAAGAAAACTTATGATTGACTTAAATGGGATTAATGCCTTAACATTAATCTTTGCCTCACTACTGATCTTTGCTATTGCCTATCGGTTCTACGGGCTCTTTCTAGCGAATAAGGTCCTTCGCTTAAATTCGAAAATTACAACCCCCGCAGTGGAATTTGCCGATGGCCAAGATTATGTAAAAACAGATCGAAAGGTATTGTTTGGACATCACTTCGCTGCGATTGCTGCTGCAGGTCCCTTAGTTGGTCCGGTGCTGGCAGCGCAATTTGGCTATCTACCAGGTGCCTTGTGGATCTTAATCGGATGTGTATTAGGGGGAGGTGTACATGATATGGTTGTTCTTTTTGCTTCCGTGAGACATAAAGGGGAAAGTCTAGCTACGATCGCATCTAAAGAAATTTCGAAACCCATTGGAACAATTGCTGGACTAGCGGTCTTATTTATTTTGATATTAACCCTAGCGGGACTCTCATTAGCCTGTATTTCGGCAATGCACGAAGCGCCATGGTCCTTGTTTACCATTATCTTAACCATGCCGATTGCCATTATAATGGGCTTGATCATGCGCTATAGAGAAGGTTCAGTAACCTTTGCCAGTATACTAGGCGGCGTATTGTTAATCGTAGGGATTATTGCAGGACATAATTTAATGGAGATGCCAGCCGTTGCCAATCTATTCAATTGGAGCATCGGAACGATCTCCATAGCGATTGCCGTTTATGGTTTCTTAGCTTCTGTTTTACCAATCTGGTTATTGCTTGTACCGCGCGATTACCTATCGACTTATTTGAAGATCGGAACGATTTTAATGTTAACGATTGGTATTATCTTCGTTGCGCCAACCATTCAAATGCCTGCATTAACCGAATTTATTCATGGTGGCGGACCAGTAATTGGTGGCCCTGTTTTACCTTTCATCTTTATCGTAATTGCCTGCGGTGCAATCTCTGGTTTCCATGCCATTATCGCTACAGGTACCACACCGAAAATGCTTGGTAATGAGCGCGAAATACTTTTTGTTGGCTATGGTGCTATGCTAGTTGAAGGCTTTGTTGCACTAATGGCTTTAATTGCCGCATGTACGTTAATGCCAGGCGATTATTTTGCCATTAATACTCCCGCTGCTGCATACGAGCAATTTCTTGCAATCCACCCGGAACTGCATGCCGTCGACCTACCACACTTTATCGAACGTATTGGTATCGATCTGCACGGACGTACCGGAGGTGCTGTATCACTCGCTGTAGGGATGGCGCATATATTTGACAAGGTGCCGTTTATGGATAATGTTATGGCCTATTGGTACAATTTCGCCATTATGTTTGAAGCCGTATTTATTTTAACAGCAATTGACGCTGGAACACGTGTTGGACGTTTCTTCTTGCAAGAGATGTTGGGATCCGTTATCCCGGCTTTCAAAGATAAAAACTGGTGGCCTGGCGTAATCCTATGTAGTGCTATTTTCACCTTCTCTTGGGGATATTTAGTGTACACTGGAAATGTGAGTAGTATCTGGCCATTGTTTGGTATTTCCAATCAGCTTCTAGCGGCCTGTGGATTAATTGTCTGTACAACAATGCTCATACGTATGAATAGAAAGAAATATGCGCTCTGTGCGGCTATTCCTGGAGTATTTATGGCAATCATCACTTTCTGGGCAGGTTATATCCAAGTAACGGATATTTACATCCCGAATGGTCAGTACTTATTAGCAAGTCTCGCTGGTATAGCCATGCTACTGATGGGTATTGTATTTATTGGTACCTTTATCCGTTGGTCACAGCTCTTTAGAATTAAGGAACTGAAGGTGGATATGTATAATGAGGAGGTTAAAGAACTCGTTGAAAGATAATCGAAAGAAGGTAATACGATGTTTACAGTACAGCAAATCGAGGAAGCGCATGCTCGTGTGAAAACAGGTGCTGATTTCCCTAAATATATTCAAGAGATTAAAGGTTTCGGTGTTTCAGCCTTTGAGTTTATCGTCAGCAATGGGGTAGAAGTATACCATGGCGTGGGCAGTTTTCAGGTGCAATCGCCAACGAAATACGAAACGCAGGATATTTCGCCTAGCGTCAATAAACAGCAATTTGCAAAAGAGCTGAAAGAACACCAAGAAGGGAAGTCTGATTTTCCATATTTCGTCAAAATGTGTGCTGAAAATGGCATCGCCTCCTGGAAGGTCGATCTCGAAAAATATACCTGTACCTATTTTGATAGCGAAGGAAAGAAACTACTTAGCGAAAATATTCCCGCTTAAAATGGTTTAAAGTATGTAAAGGAGGCAATGTAGAAATTGCCTCCTTTTTTTATGCAATGATGGCAAACGAAAGAACACATCTATTGCCGAAGTTTATATTGGGAAAAATAGGAAAAAACTTTTTTTTACATAGGCAAATTAAGCCTATACTATGGGAATGCTTCGAGACTGCTTCGGGAAAAAGCCGTCAGCTGCAAAAGGATTGTGATCGAATATTCAAAGGATGAATTTACAATTCGAAGGTTACAGTCAAGGAATTGACAGGCTATGTCAACAGAAGAAAAGTGGTTATCAAGCTTTTCGTAATGATGTGATATAGGGGTAGGACGAAGGGGTAAAAATGGATATACTGGTCAAAAGAAAAGCCCTTATTAGACGATGCTAATAAGGGCTTCTTGTCTTACTCGTGAAAGCCTAAGGCTTCCCGATGGTTTTATTTTTTAACGTCAAAGCGATCGGCATTCATAACTTTATGCCATGCTGCTACGAAGTCTTTAACGAACTTTTCATTGGCATCAGCTGCTGCATAGATTTCCGCAACGGCTCTCAATTCAGAGTTTGCGCCGAATAATAGGTCAGCACGCGTACCTGTCCATTTTGTAGCACCAGTCTTGCGATCTTTACCTTGGTAAAGTTCTTTATCTGGAGAGACAGCTTCCCATGCGGTATTCATATCCAATAGATTCACTAAGAAATCATTAGTTAATTGACCCGGTCTGTCGGTAAATACACCGTGTTTCGAGCCATCAAAGTTCGTGTCTAATACACGCATACCTGATAAGAGTACTACTAATTCGGGAGGTGTCAAGGTCAATAGCTGTGCTTTGTCAACCAATAATTCCTCTGTAGAAACGGTATATCTTGCTTTCTTATAGTTACGGAATCCGTCAGCAATTGGCTCTAAGTAAGCTACTGACTCGATATCTGTTTGCTCTTGTGTTGCATCCATACGTCCTGGAGTAAATGGTACCGATACTTGAACGCCCGCTTTTTTCGCTGCTTCAATTACACCTGTCGCACCTGCCAAGACAATAAGATCTGCTAGCGATACTCGCTTACCATCTGCCTGACCGTTGTTGAATGAGGATTGAATGCCTTCAAGGGTATGCAATACTTTTTGTAATTGTGCTGGATTATTAACAGCCCAGTCTTTTTGAGGCGCTAGGCGAATACGTGCACCGTTTGCACCACCACGTTTATCGGATCCACGGAATGTTGACGCCGATGCCCATGCAGTAGATACCATTTCGGCAATCGTTAATCCCGAGTTTAGGATGTTCGCTTTCAATGCTGCTACATCATCGGCATTCACTAATGGATGGTTTAGTGCAGGAATAGGGTCTTGCCAGATTAAATCTTCGGCAGGAACCTCAGGACCTAAATAGCGGGATTTAGGACCCATATCACGATGCGTTAATTTAAACCAAGCGCGTGAGAAGGCGTCTGCAAATAAATCAGGATTCTCATAGAAACGGCGAGATATTTTCTCGAACTCCGGATCTACACGTAGAGTAATATCTGTTGTCAACATCGTTGGACGTTGTTTTTTGTTCGGGTCAAACGCATGCGGAACGATATCGCCTGCATCTTTAGCAACCCATTGATGCGCGCCCGCAGGGCTTTTCGTCAATTCCCATTCGTAGCTAAATAGGTTTTCAAAGAAGTTGTTGCTCCATTGTGTTGGCGTCGTTGTCCAAGTTACTTCTAATCCAGACGTGATCGCATCAGCACCAACGCCTGATTTAAAGCTGCTCTTCCAGCCTAAGCCTTGCATTTCTAAGTCTGCAGCCTCTGGTTCTTTACCTACGTTGTCGGCAGGACCAGCACCGTGTGTCTTCCCGAATGTATGTCCACCCGCGATTAAGGCTACAGTTTCTTCATCGTCCATCGCCATACGACCAAAAGTATCGCGTATATCTTTTGCCGCCGCTAATGGATCAGGATTACCATCAGGACCTTCCGGGTTGACATAGATTAATCCCATTTGCACTGCCGCTAGTGGGTTTTCTAAATTTCTAGAATGGATCTTGCCATCGGCATTATCATCCGCCGATAATACACCATGTTTCTCTGCTACACCTTCAGAACCTTGTGCATAGCGAACATCGCCACCTAGCCATGTTTTCTCAGATCCCCAGTATACATCTAATTCTGGTTCAAATACGTCCTCACGGCCACCGGCAAATCCAAATGTTTTGAATCCCATGGATTCTAAGGCTACATTTCCGGTTAGGATCATTAAATCCGCCCAGGATATTTTCTTACCATATTTTTGTTTGATCGGCCATAATAAGCGACGCGCTTTATCTAAGCTAACATTATCAGGCCAGCTATTTAGTGGGGCAAAGCGTTGTTGTCCCGCACCAGCTCCACCACGACCATCGCCTACACGGTAGGTTCCGGCACTGTGCCATGCCATGCGGATAAATAAAGGACCGTAGTGTCCAAAATCCGCAGGCCACCAGTCCTGAGAATCAGTCATTAAAGCATGCAGATCTTTCTTTACCCCCGCTAGGTCTAAACTCTTAAATTCTTTCGCATAGTTAAAGTCCGCATCCATAGGATTGGATACATTCGCATTTTGACGTAGAAGTTCGATTTTTAAACGATTTGGCCACCATTCTTGGTTAGAGGTTCCATCACCTGCAACCTTGATTTTGTTCATACTGCCATTGTGAAATGGGCATTTACTGATGTCATTTGATCCGTTTTCCATGTGTGTAATTTTCTATTGAATGTTTTTATATAATATGTCTAATTGATCTATATCTAGGCGTATAAACAATGGTTGCGTACCTCTGTTTTAATCGCTTGACTAAAATTACCAAAAAGAAATTAAAGAATGATTATAGATTGAGGGAAAACTATAGAAAATACCTATTGAAACTTTAGATATATAATAGATGAAATCTATATGTTGTTATTTTCTTAAAAGATAAGGATAGATTGTTCCATTATATAGGTAAATAGCGCTAATGCTTAGGTTTTGACTAATTTGATATGGGGATGTTCGGCAATAATCTCTAAAATCATTTGCATATAGGTTTGTCCTTGGTTATGTTTGAGCTCTAGTATTTTCTCATGTAAGAGTTTTGAGTTAAAGATCTCAGGATGTTGGAGTTTTTCCTTATAAAA encodes:
- a CDS encoding carbon starvation CstA family protein, which translates into the protein MIDLNGINALTLIFASLLIFAIAYRFYGLFLANKVLRLNSKITTPAVEFADGQDYVKTDRKVLFGHHFAAIAAAGPLVGPVLAAQFGYLPGALWILIGCVLGGGVHDMVVLFASVRHKGESLATIASKEISKPIGTIAGLAVLFILILTLAGLSLACISAMHEAPWSLFTIILTMPIAIIMGLIMRYREGSVTFASILGGVLLIVGIIAGHNLMEMPAVANLFNWSIGTISIAIAVYGFLASVLPIWLLLVPRDYLSTYLKIGTILMLTIGIIFVAPTIQMPALTEFIHGGGPVIGGPVLPFIFIVIACGAISGFHAIIATGTTPKMLGNEREILFVGYGAMLVEGFVALMALIAACTLMPGDYFAINTPAAAYEQFLAIHPELHAVDLPHFIERIGIDLHGRTGGAVSLAVGMAHIFDKVPFMDNVMAYWYNFAIMFEAVFILTAIDAGTRVGRFFLQEMLGSVIPAFKDKNWWPGVILCSAIFTFSWGYLVYTGNVSSIWPLFGISNQLLAACGLIVCTTMLIRMNRKKYALCAAIPGVFMAIITFWAGYIQVTDIYIPNGQYLLASLAGIAMLLMGIVFIGTFIRWSQLFRIKELKVDMYNEEVKELVER
- a CDS encoding DUF1398 domain-containing protein, which gives rise to MFTVQQIEEAHARVKTGADFPKYIQEIKGFGVSAFEFIVSNGVEVYHGVGSFQVQSPTKYETQDISPSVNKQQFAKELKEHQEGKSDFPYFVKMCAENGIASWKVDLEKYTCTYFDSEGKKLLSENIPA
- the katG gene encoding catalase/peroxidase HPI → MENGSNDISKCPFHNGSMNKIKVAGDGTSNQEWWPNRLKIELLRQNANVSNPMDADFNYAKEFKSLDLAGVKKDLHALMTDSQDWWPADFGHYGPLFIRMAWHSAGTYRVGDGRGGAGAGQQRFAPLNSWPDNVSLDKARRLLWPIKQKYGKKISWADLMILTGNVALESMGFKTFGFAGGREDVFEPELDVYWGSEKTWLGGDVRYAQGSEGVAEKHGVLSADDNADGKIHSRNLENPLAAVQMGLIYVNPEGPDGNPDPLAAAKDIRDTFGRMAMDDEETVALIAGGHTFGKTHGAGPADNVGKEPEAADLEMQGLGWKSSFKSGVGADAITSGLEVTWTTTPTQWSNNFFENLFSYEWELTKSPAGAHQWVAKDAGDIVPHAFDPNKKQRPTMLTTDITLRVDPEFEKISRRFYENPDLFADAFSRAWFKLTHRDMGPKSRYLGPEVPAEDLIWQDPIPALNHPLVNADDVAALKANILNSGLTIAEMVSTAWASASTFRGSDKRGGANGARIRLAPQKDWAVNNPAQLQKVLHTLEGIQSSFNNGQADGKRVSLADLIVLAGATGVIEAAKKAGVQVSVPFTPGRMDATQEQTDIESVAYLEPIADGFRNYKKARYTVSTEELLVDKAQLLTLTPPELVVLLSGMRVLDTNFDGSKHGVFTDRPGQLTNDFLVNLLDMNTAWEAVSPDKELYQGKDRKTGATKWTGTRADLLFGANSELRAVAEIYAAADANEKFVKDFVAAWHKVMNADRFDVKK